In Haemorhous mexicanus isolate bHaeMex1 chromosome 6, bHaeMex1.pri, whole genome shotgun sequence, a single window of DNA contains:
- the PLEK2 gene encoding pleckstrin-2 has protein sequence MEEEAGVLKEGFLVKRGHVVRNWKVRWFVLLQDKLLYYKIEGGKKEPSPKGRILLDGCTITCPCLEYENRPLLIKLKTKTNTDYFLECCSREERDSWALDITGAIHAGHPVQVQELHRMKNSFKLLENISLHNIVERMYDSSTGIKLTRNLDQGNRYKETFTGSALVDWLISNSFAVSRFEAVTLASMLMDENFIRPVGVRSTEATRSSDPSEKFLDDSTALYMFAESSKKNTSSKEEVHFNISELSGTIVKQGFLVKQGHKRKNWKVRKFVLRADPAFLHYYDPTKEDNKPVGGFSLRGCLVSALEDNGVPAGVKGNVQGNLFKIITKNDIHYYIQASSKAERVQWIEAIKPLT, from the exons ATGGAGGAAGAAGCTGGAGTGCTGAAGGAGGGCTTCCTCGTCAAACGG GGACACGTTGTTCGTAACTGGAAAGTGAGATGGTTTGTTCTGCTGCAGGATAAGCTGCTGTATTACAAAATTGAAGGAGGCAAGAAGGAGCCTTCTCCAAAGGGCAGGATCCTTTTGGATGGCTGCACTATTACTTGTCCATGCCTGGAATATGAGAACAGACCG CTACTCATCAAACTAAAGACAAAAACCAATACAGACTATTTCCTTGAATGTTGCTCCAGGGAGGAACGTGACTCTTGGGCTTTGGACATCACTGGAGCTATTCATGCTGGTCATCCAGTACAGGTACAAGAACTTCACAGAATGAAGAACTCTTTCAAACTGCTAGAAAATATCAGCCTCCA CAATATAGTGGAGAGAATGTAtgacagcagcactggaatTAAGCTGACCCGCAATTTGGATCAAGGCAACAGATACAAAGAGACCTTCACAG GTTCTGCCCTGGTGGACTGGCTCATCTCCAACAGCTTTGCTGTGTCACGATTCGAGGCTGTCACCTTGGCATCCATGCTGATGGATGAGAACTTCATCAGGCCTGTGGGAGTCCGCAGCACCGAGGCCACGCGCTCCAGCGACCCCTCCGAGAAGTTCCTCGACGACTCCACCGCACTGTACATGTTT GCTGAGAGCAGTAAGAAAAATACTAGTTCCAAGGAAGAGGTCCATTTTAACATCTCTGAATTAAGTGGCACAATTGTGAAGCAAGGATTCTTAGTGAAACAG GGGCACAAGAGAAAAAACTGGAAGGTGAGAAAATTTGTTTTGAGAGCTGATCCTGCTTTTTTGCACTACTATGATCCCACCAAG gAAGACAACAAGCCGGTAGGTGGATTCTCTCTTCGTGGCTGTCTTGTCTCGGCGCTGGAGGACAATGGAGTCCCAGCAG gagTGAAGGGCAATGTGCAAGGCAACCTTTTCAAAATCATCACCAAAAATGACATTCATTATTACATCCAGGCCAGCTCCAAGGCAGAGCGAGTGCAGTGGATCGAGGCAATCAAGCCGCTGACATGA
- the EIF2S1 gene encoding eukaryotic translation initiation factor 2 subunit 1 — translation MPGLSCRFYQHKFPEVEDVVMVNVRSIAEMGAYVSLLEYNNIEGMILLSELSRRRIRSINKLIRIGRNECVVVIRVDKEKGYIDLSKRRVSPEEAIKCEDKFTKSKTVYSILRHVAEVLEYTKDEQLESLFQRTAWVFDDKYKRPGYGAYDAFKHAVSDPAILDSLDLTEEERRVLIDNINRRLTPQAVKIRADIEVACYGYEGIDAVKEALRAGLNCSTENMPIKINLIAPPRYVMTTTTLERTEGLSVLNQAMAVIKEKIEEKRGVFNVQMEPKVVTDTDETELARQLERLERENAEVDGDDDAEEMEAKTED, via the exons ATGCCGGGACTAAGCTGTAGATTCTACCAACATAAATTCCCCGAGGTGGAAGATGTGGTGATGGTCAACGTTCGGTCCATTGCGGAAATGGGAGCCTATGTCAGCCTGCTGGAGTACAACAACATCGAAGGCATGATCCTCCTCAGTGAGCTGTCCAGGAGGCGCATCCGCTCCATAAACAAACTCATCCGCATCGGCAGGAACGAGTGCGTCGTGGTCATAAGAGTTGACAAAGAGAAAG GTTATATTGATTTGTCAAAAAGAAGAGTTTCTCCAGAGGAGGCAATCAAATGTGAAGACAAATTCACAAAATCAAAGACT GTTTACAGCATCCTTCGCCACGTTGCTGAAGTCTTGGAGTACACTAAGGatgagcagctggagagcctgttccagaGAACTGCCTGGGTGTTTGATGACAAGTACAAAAGACCTGGATATGGTGCTTATGATGCATTCAAGCATGCAGTCTC AGACCCTGCGATCCTGGATAGCCTGGATCTGACAGAGGAAGAGAGGCGTGTATTGATTGACAATATTAACAGACGTCTGACACCGCAGGCAGTCAAAATCCGAGCTG ATATTGAGGTGGCCTGTTATGGTTATGAAGGCATAGATGCAGTAAAAGAAGCTTTGAGAGCAGGCTTGAACTGTTCCACGGAGAACATGCCCATCAAA ATTAATCTGATAGCCCCTCCTCGTTATGTGATGACTACTACAACACTGGAGAGAACTGAAGGACTGTCTGTTCTGAATCAAGCCATGGctgtaattaaagaaaaaattgaggAGAAGAGGGGAGTCTTTAATGTGCAGATGGAG cctAAGGTGGTCACTGACACAGACGAGACTGAGCTTGCAAGACAGCTGGAAAGACTGGAGAGGGAAAATGCTGAAGTGGATGGGGATGATGATGCCGAGGAAATGGAAGCCAAAACAGAAGACTAA